CCTTCGCCGTCGATGAGGAGATCGCCGGGAGATTCGTGGGTTCCGGCGAACCAGGATCCGACCATCACCTGTGAGGCTCCGGCCGCCAGGGCCAGGGCGACATCACGGGGGTAGCGGACTCCGCCGTCGGCCCATACATGGGCACCGAGCTCGCGAGCCGCCTCGGCGCACTCCAGGACTGCGGAGAACTGCGGACGACCTACGGCGGTCATCATCCGGGTCGTGCACATGGCTCCGGGACCGACGCCGACCTTGACGATGTCGGCGCCGGCGGAGACGAGGTCGCGGACACCTTCGGCGGTGACGACGTTTCCGGCCACGATCGGCACCCCGAGCTCGGCATCGGCGATCGCCGCAAGCGTGTCGAGCATCTTCACCTGGTGGCCGTGGGCGGTGTCGACGACGAGGACGTCGGCACCGGCTTCGACCAGCGCTGTGGCACGTTCGACCGCGGCGCCGTTGACGCCGATGGCAACGGCGATCTTCAGCCGTCCCTGGTCATCGACATTGGGCGTGTAGATGGACGAACGCAGCAGCGACTTCGGAGTCAGGCTGCCGAGCACCGTGTTCTCGTCGTCGACAACGGCGGCGAAGTCCGCTCGCGATTCCGTCATCGATTCGAAGAGGGACTCCAGCTGCGCAGAGTCCTCCCAGTCGACCTCGGAGGCGCGGATGACATGCGGTGAGGAGTCCAACAGCTCCGCCACCGAGGTGAAGCGATCGACTCCGCGCAGATCCGCGGCATTGATGATGCCTTCGAGCCTTCCCCCGGCATCGACGATGACACCGAAGCCGTG
Above is a window of Brevibacterium siliguriense DNA encoding:
- the guaB1 gene encoding GMP reductase — encoded protein: MRFISNDPNTDLTYSDVFLVPNSSALTSRFEVDLTTTDPTGSTTPLVAANMTAVSGRRMAETMARRGGMAVLPQDIPLSAAQETIAWVKSRDRIFESALRFAPEDTVLNALHVLAKRPHGFGVIVDAGGRLEGIINAADLRGVDRFTSVAELLDSSPHVIRASEVDWEDSAQLESLFESMTESRADFAAVVDDENTVLGSLTPKSLLRSSIYTPNVDDQGRLKIAVAIGVNGAAVERATALVEAGADVLVVDTAHGHQVKMLDTLAAIADAELGVPIVAGNVVTAEGVRDLVSAGADIVKVGVGPGAMCTTRMMTAVGRPQFSAVLECAEAARELGAHVWADGGVRYPRDVALALAAGASQVMVGSWFAGTHESPGDLLIDGEGRKYKESFGMASARAVANRTRSESAFARARKGLFEEGISSSTMYIDPESPGVEDLLDGITSGVRSSCTYAGAGDLGEFARLAAVGVQSAAGYEEGRPLSGSW